One Thermoleophilaceae bacterium DNA window includes the following coding sequences:
- the rsmA gene encoding 16S rRNA (adenine(1518)-N(6)/adenine(1519)-N(6))-dimethyltransferase RsmA: protein MREFGVRPNRELGQNFLVDDNILGVIGRAAELAPDDVVLEVGGGLGVLSEYLAERVAHLHVVEVDRSLEPALRDALDPFGERATLHLADAVQLDFAELRPPPNKVVANLPYGVAATVILKALEELPDATLVVAMVQREVGERLAAAPGSKIYGATSVLAQLSAEVKVLRKVSANVFHPVPNVESALVLLRRTAAPPDATLVKLVHDGFAHRRKALAGSLALARPGIRDRARAALEEIGQPPDARAERLSPQDFAALEERLG, encoded by the coding sequence CAACATCCTCGGCGTGATCGGCCGAGCCGCGGAGCTCGCACCCGACGATGTTGTGCTCGAGGTCGGCGGCGGGCTCGGCGTGCTATCGGAGTACCTGGCGGAGCGAGTGGCGCATCTGCACGTGGTGGAGGTGGACCGGTCGCTCGAGCCGGCGCTGCGCGATGCGCTCGACCCCTTCGGCGAGCGCGCGACCCTGCACCTTGCGGACGCGGTGCAGCTCGACTTCGCGGAGTTGCGCCCGCCGCCGAACAAGGTGGTGGCCAACCTCCCGTACGGTGTGGCCGCGACGGTGATCCTGAAGGCGCTCGAGGAGCTGCCGGACGCCACGCTCGTGGTGGCGATGGTTCAGCGCGAGGTTGGCGAGCGGCTGGCCGCCGCGCCGGGGTCGAAGATCTACGGCGCGACGTCGGTGCTCGCGCAGCTGTCCGCCGAGGTGAAGGTGCTACGGAAGGTGTCAGCCAACGTGTTCCACCCGGTGCCGAACGTGGAGTCCGCGCTGGTGCTCCTGCGTCGCACGGCGGCACCTCCCGACGCGACGCTCGTGAAGCTGGTGCACGATGGGTTCGCCCACCGGCGCAAGGCGCTGGCAGGGTCGCTGGCGCTTGCGCGGCCGGGCATCCGCGATCGGGCGCGCGCGGCGCTCGAGGAAATCGGGCAACCCCCGGACGCCCGGGCGGAGAGGCTCTCGCCGCAGGACTTCGCCGCACTGGAGGAACGGCTCGGATGA
- a CDS encoding 4-(cytidine 5'-diphospho)-2-C-methyl-D-erythritol kinase, with amino-acid sequence MIRESAPAKVNLVLQVGHPRADGLHEICSIFASLRLADELTVRASEDDADRVLCPGVDGPNLVESALRLFRERVDPGLPPLEVTIDKRIPVAAGLGGGSADAAAALRAANELAGRPLDTEELRQLAAELGADVPSQIKPRHALVTGAGENVERLDLPAMGLVLVPSENGLSTADVYREADRIESTREQLDPDALRALAGGTLAILAAGVENDLQPAAMSLRPDIGVPIERLREAGALAAAVSGSGPTAFGIFSGPAMAERAAAGVPGALVTRLATG; translated from the coding sequence ATGATTCGCGAATCGGCTCCGGCGAAGGTCAACCTCGTGCTCCAGGTGGGCCACCCGCGCGCGGACGGTCTGCACGAGATCTGCTCGATCTTTGCCTCGCTGCGTCTCGCCGACGAGCTCACCGTGCGGGCCAGCGAGGACGATGCTGACCGGGTGCTGTGTCCCGGAGTGGACGGCCCGAACCTGGTGGAGAGCGCGCTCCGGCTCTTTCGCGAGCGGGTGGACCCCGGGCTGCCGCCGCTCGAGGTGACGATCGACAAGAGGATCCCGGTCGCGGCGGGGCTGGGCGGCGGGAGCGCGGATGCCGCCGCGGCGCTGCGCGCGGCCAACGAGCTCGCCGGACGGCCGCTCGACACGGAGGAGCTGCGGCAGCTCGCAGCCGAGCTGGGCGCCGACGTACCCAGCCAGATCAAGCCCCGCCACGCGCTCGTGACCGGCGCGGGCGAGAACGTGGAGCGTCTCGACCTTCCTGCGATGGGCCTCGTGCTCGTGCCTTCCGAGAACGGGCTCTCGACGGCGGACGTCTACAGGGAGGCCGACCGGATCGAGAGCACGCGCGAGCAGCTCGATCCCGACGCCCTGCGGGCGCTGGCGGGCGGCACGCTCGCGATCCTTGCCGCCGGAGTGGAGAACGACCTTCAGCCGGCCGCGATGTCGCTGCGGCCGGACATCGGCGTGCCGATCGAGCGGCTGCGCGAGGCCGGCGCGCTGGCGGCCGCGGTGAGCGGCTCGGGGCCGACGGCGTTCGGCATTTTCTCCGGTCCCGCGATGGCCGAGCGCGCCGCCGCCGGCGTGCCCGGCGCGCTCGTTACTAGGCTCGCCACTGGATGA